CGGTGCAGCGCGGGCTTACCTGGGCCGGGATTACCGGCGGCAATATTTATTTTGTGCATCTGTCGGCAGGCCGTTCGGCGGAGCTGGTGCGGAAAGCCGCCGCCGCGGGAGTGAACGCGCACGGAGAAACCTGCCCGCAGTATCTCGTGCTGGACGATTCCGTATTTGATTCCAGAGCCGACGGGCACCTGTTCGCCACCTGTCCGCAGGTAAAAAAGAAAACCGATTCCGCCGCACTCTGGCGCGCGGTCGGCGCGGGCGGCGTATCCGCTCTGGCTACGGACCACTGCCCCTTTACCCGTGCGCAGAAAGACCGCTGGGCGGGCGACATAACCCGCCTGCTTTTTGGTATGCCCGGTGTTGAAACGCTCTTGCCGCTGGTCTATACCTGCGGCATGAAAAAAGGAAAGATTTCGCTTCAACGGCTGGTGCAGGTGATGTGCGAGAATCCCGCCCGGCTGATGGGGCTGTATCCCGCGAAAGGCGCGCTTGCTGTCGGGGCGGACGCCGATCTCGTGCTGCTTGATCCCCGCGCGGCGCGCAAAGTTGAACATAGCCGGATGCAGACGAATTGCGACTGGAATCCCTACGATGGCATGCGCCTGTACGGCTGGCCGGAAAAAGTTTTTCTGCGTGGCAAACTCGCCGCGCAAGGCGGCGTGCCGGTTGGTAAAGCGCGCGGCAAATTCATCAAACGCGGCCGGCCTGATCTGAGCGTCCGCTGAACGCGCCGCGGCTGTTTTGGCGCTTGAATCATCATTGCGGTTTTTATGAACCGCATCGGCAACGGCGTCCGGCAATCTTTCCCGTCCGGGTTTTTGCTTCAGGCGCGGCAGCGTGCGGGGTTTTTAGGGATTGAGAGTTAATTGAAATTTCGTGCGGGTTTTTAAAGGGGGTTCTCGTCAAGACACCCTTTCAGGTTAAAGCCGTGCTGCGGACTGCCGGCCTTTATTGATAAAACTCCCCCGGCTGTGCCATTGGCCTGCCGGTTGTTATTACGCTTTACCGGCAAGCCGGGGGTTTCTTTTGGTCCTGACTTCGTTTGCCCCGCTTGCGCACTTCATCTCCCCGCTTGAGCCATGCCATGCCGGCAATCATTATGTCGTGCCGGCCGGCGCCGGGTTTTTGTGAGCGGAATATGTAAAAAAACCCCCCGTAGAAAAACGGGGGGTTTAGTTTTTAACGGTGAAACCGCTTATTTTTTCTTGGCGGTTTTTTTCGCCGGTTTCTTGGCGACTTTTTTGGCCACTTTTTTCACGGCTTTCTTGGCGACTTTCTTTACCGCCTTTTTGGGGGCCGCTTTTTTCACAGCTTTTTTTACAGCTTTTTTGATTGCCATAATCCAAACCTCCTCATCACATTTCAACTGCAATACATTGGTAAATATACTTTATTCCCGTCGAAATGTAAATATTTTTTTTGATTTTTAAAAGGTTGAAAATATCCGCGGGAAAAGCCGCGTGTGGTTTTTACCGTCGGGCGGGCGTGTTTTTTTTGCCGCCGCGCGTTTAGTCAGGCGCGTTTGAAACGTTCAATCATGGCGGGAATTATTTCATACAGGTCGCCGGTGAGCGCGTAATGCGCGTGTTTCATTATCGGCGCTTCGGGATCTTTGTTTATGGCCACGACAGTGCCTGACGACCGCATCCCTGCGAGATGCTGCACCTGTCCGGAAATACCCGCCGCAATATACAGTTTCGGTTTTACCGTGCGGCCGGTAAGGCCCACCTGATGCCGGAATGAAATCCAGCCTGAATCCACCGCCGCGCGCGACGCGCCTACCGCTCCGCCCATCGCCGAGGCCAGCTGCCTGAGCAGTTCAAAACCTTTCGTATCGCCGAGCCCTCTGCCGCCTGACACAATCACTTCCGCTCCGCCTATGTCAAGTTCTTCCGACAGCTCGGCGATGAATTCCTTGAATACGGCTTTTGAAGTGAAGTTGTCCGGCCGGAACGGAAAATTCACAAGCTCGCCCGTGCGGCCCGGCTGGCGTTTTGCCGGTTCGTATGTAAGCGGACGCAGGCTCACCATTTCCGGCCGGTGATTCCGGCATGCGATAGTGGCCATGAGATTGCCCCCGAAAGTGGGGCGTGTTGCGTGCATGAGTCCTGTCGCGGAGTCTATCGCGATATCGGTGGCGTCGGCGGTGAGTCCGGTTTCCAGTTCTATCGCGGCTTTGGCGGCGAGCGAGCGGCCTATCGTGCTTGCCGGTATGATCACCTTGTCCGGCTTGTGCTCGCGCACCAGCGCGGCGAGCGTTTTAGCGTGCACGCCGTCCACAAAATTTTCCAGCGCGGGCGCGTCAACGATATACACCCGGTCCGCGCCATGTTCGACAAGCGTTTGCGAAAACCGCGCGACGTTATGGCCCAGCAGCACCGCGCAAAGCGGCGCTTTAACCGCATCCGCCAGCGCGCGCCCGCCATTAAGCAGTTCCAGCGCGGTCGGGGCCAGCGCGCCGTGCAGCACCTCGGCGTAAATCCATACGCCTGCATAGTTTCCGCGAGTGGTTTCGTCTATTCTCATGGTCGCTTAAATAAGCTGTTTCGCTTTGAGCGCGGCGAAAAGATTTTCGGCTTTTTCTGCCGGCGTGTCGCCTGGAATGGTCACGCTTTCCATTTTCACGGACGGCGTGAACGTACGCACCACCGACATCGGAGAGCCTTCCCTGCCGAGCCGGGCGTTATCGCATCCGATCTCCGCCGCGGAAAGTTTGCTGATGACGGCTTTTTTCGCCGCCAGCCGCCCTTTAAGCGACGCTATGCGCGGCGTGTTTATTTCCTTTATTACGCTTATTACCGCCGGCAGAGGCAGCTCAAGCACGTCGGTCCCGTCTTCCATAAGCCGCTCTACCGTAACCGAGGTTTCCGTGACTGCGGCGATCCTGCGCACGAACGCCGCGTTCGGCCAGTCCAGCCAGGTGGCGAGCTGGGGGCCGATGTGGCCTGTGTCTGAATCGTTGGTCTGTTTCCCGCACAGCACCAGCCTGATTTCGCCCGCCGTTTTTGAAATATGTTTTATGGCCTGCGCGAGCGCGTAGCTGGTGGCCCAGGTGTCGGATCCGGCGAGCGCCGCATCGCACAGGTGATAGCAGCTGTCGCCGCCGCGCGCCACGCTGTCGCGCAGCACTGCTTCCGCCTGCGGCGGGCCCATCGTCAGGGAACTGACGGAAGAACCCGGCAGTTTTTCTTTTGTGCGAACCGCCTCTTCCAGCGCAAACTCATCAAACGGATTCATGGCCGCTTCGATCCCGGTGCGGACAAGGCAGCCGGTTTCCATATCCACTTTAACCGAATCCGATACTGGCGTTTGTTTTACGCAGGCGAGTATATGCATGGTTCTAGGCGGCGTATTCTTTGATCAGCGCGGCGGCTATCTCGTTGCGCTGGATGTGGTTGGTGCCTTCGTAGATCTGCGTGATCTTCGCGTCGCGCATGAATTTTTCCACCGGGAAATCCGCCATATAGCCGATCCCTCCGCACAGACACACGCATTCGTTCGCCACTTCCATCGCCGTTTCCGAGCAGAACAGCTTGGCGATGCTGGCCTGTTTGGTCCAGCGGCGGGCCTGCAGTTTTTTCAGCTCGTCGTGCAGGGAGGTCTCGTTCGCGACGGCGTTTTCGAACGCGGGCACGAATTCCCGGTCCATGGCATGCGACAGCTGGCGCACCAGCGCGCGGCCCGCTTCCACTTTGCAGGCCAGATCGGCCAGCCTGTGCGAAATCGCCTGAAATGACGACACGGAGTGTCCGAACTGGGTGCGTGTTCTCAGGTATGGCACCGTTTCGTCAAGCGCGCCCTGCGCGATCCCAAGCGCCTGCGCGGCCACGCCCGGGCGGGAGTAGTCGAGCGTTTCCTGCACTATCAGCAGCCCGCGCCCCTCGGAACCCAGCAGATTGGACTTGGGCACGCGCACGTTGTCAAACACCAGTTCGTAGGTGGGATTGGCGCGGATGCCCATCTTGTCCTCTTTTTTCCCGAACGTAAAGCCCGGCGCGCCTTTCTCGATAACCAGCAGGCTTATTCCGCGCGCGCCGCGCGCGGGGTTGGTGGACACAGCAACGGTGTAAAAATCGGAAACCTCGCCGCCCGAAATAAAGTGTTTCGAACCATTGACGATATAATCGTCCCCGTCGGATACGGCGGTGGTTTTAAGGGCCGTTGCGTCGCTGCCGGCTTCGGCTTCCGTAAGGGCGAACGCGCACAGTTTCCTGCCGGACGCGATGTCGGGCAGCCAGCGCCTGCGCTGTTCCGGCGAGGCCATCAGCAGAATAGGCATGGCGCCCAGCGCGCTCGCCGCCAGCGCCAGCGCTATGCCGCCGCACGCGCGTGAAAGTTCTTCCACCGCGAGCGTAAGCTCCGTAATCCCCCCGCCCATGCCGCCGTAGGATGAATGGATGTTCAGCCCGTATAAATCGGCTTTGCGGAATTCCGCTACGATTTCCCAGGGCATTTCCTGAACGCGGTCATAATGCGCGCGCACGGGCCTGATCTTTTTTTCCGCTATTTCATGAGCCAGCTCGACAACCGCTGACTGGGTTTCCGTAAGTTCCATGTACTCCATGTGGTACCTCTTCAATCCTGGCCCGGAAGGGGTTGTTCCTGACCGAGATTTTCAAGCGCCGCTTTCGCCGCGTCCTGTTCCGCCTGTTTCTTGTTTTTTCCGCGGCCCCGCCCCAGCACGCGCTTTTTCATCCGCACTTCAACGGTGAAAACCTTGTTGTGTTCAGGGCCCATCGTGGAGAGCAGTTCGTAGTCGGGCGGAACCTTGTATTTTTTCTGAACCGTTTCCTGAAGCGCGCTCTTGTAGTCGGCGTCCAGTCCTTCCAGCGGCTGCTGGGATAATCTGTTGTTCAAGATCTGTTCAGCCGCTTTGTATCCGCCGTCCAGAAATACCGCGCCAAGCACTGCTTCCATGGCGTTGGAAAGGATGCTGTCGCGGTCGCGCCCGCCGGTGCCCAGCTCGCCCTGCCCTAACGACAAGGCATTACCCAGCCCGACTTCCCGCGCCCAGATCGCGAAGAATCTGCGCGAGACCAGTTTTCCTTTCAGCTTGGCGAGTTTGCCTTCGCTGCAATCCTGTTCCGTATGGTACAGATAATGAGCGGTAATAAGCCCTGCCACAGCGTCGCCCAGAAACTCCAGCCTTTCGTTGCAGGCTTTCATTTTGTGTTCCGAGGCGTATGAGCTATGCGTCAGGGCTTCATTTAAAATGTCCGGGTTTTTGAACTGGTACCCGATTACATCCTCTAACCGCATCAGTTTACCGGCTTAACCTACGGCCTGTTTGATATAGTCGAGCGCTTCCCCTACGGTTTTGATTTTTTCGGCCTTGTCGTCGGGAATTTCAATGTCGAATTCTTCTTCGAGCGCCATGATCAGTTCCACCGTATCGAGCGAATCCGCGCCCAGATCGTTCACGAACTGCGCGTTCGGCGTAACTTCAGCGGCATCAACTCCGAGCTGTTCCACGATGATGTTTTTTACCCGTTCTTCGATATTCTCAGCCATTATAGCCTCCTTGAAAGCTATTGTAAATCCGTTAATGTAAGATGGATATTGCTTTGCTGCCTGTTTCTCCAGTTAACTGTTATTTTACACAGTTTTCGACGGCCTCCGCCATGATTTTACATGAACATTCCGCCGTTGACGTTTATAACCTGCCCTGTTATATAGGAACCCCCCTCGCCCGCCAGAAACAGCACCGCCTGCGCGATGTCGCGGCTTGTGGCCGCCCGGCCCAGCGGGATGGACTCAAGAATTCTGGTTCTGAGTTCCTCTGCGAACTGCGCGGTCATGTCGGTTTCCACAAAACCCGGCGCGACCGAGTTGACACAGATGCCGCGCGAGGCGAATTCCCGCGCGTGCGCTTTCGTCAGCGCGATCAGCCCGCCTTTCGCTGCGGAATAATTCGGCTGGCCGGCGTTGCCCGTCTGCCCCACCACCGACGAAATGTTTATGATCCGGCCGCCCCGCTTTTTCAGCATCGCTTTTGAAAACGCTTTCGTGATTAAAAACGCGCCTTTTAAATTGGTGTCCAATACCGCGTCCCAGTCGGACTCGCTCATCCGCATCGTCAGCGTGTCGCGCGTTATGCCGGCGTTATTGACCAGAATATCCGGCACGCCCAGCCCAGCGATCGTATTTGCCGCGAAGGCTTCGCAGTCGGCGGCGCGGGCCACGTCGGCCTGCAGGCCCAGCGTCTTCACTCCGAACCGCTGCGCGAGATCCGCCGCGGCGGCTTCCGCGCGCTCCAGCCCGGTCGCGCACAGCGCGATACCGGAGCCCTGCTCGGCCAGTTTTTCGGCTATTGCAAAACCGATGCCCCGGCTGCCGCCAGTAACGGCTGATATCTTTCCTTCAAATAATTTCATTTTCGGGTTCCGGTGTCTGGTTTTTCTGGCGGGATTTTATATCGGCGATTACGGTTTTCATTTCTTCACCCGCGTTGCGCCGCGCAAGCATGGCGGCGGTGTTGATTGCGTTATACATGGCAAGCGGGCCGGATTTCCCGTGCGCTATTATCACATTCCCGGCTACGCCTAGCAGCGGCGCGCCGCCCACATTATCCGGATTTGTCCGGTCCCTGATCGCTTTGAAAGCCGGCTGCGCCAGAAACATGCCCGCTATGGAAAGCGGCCGGCTTTTCACTTCTTCCCTGATCAGCGTGAACAGCGTTTTGCTCAGGCCTTCGCAGGCTTTGAGGACGACGTTGCCGGTGAACCCGTCGCACACCACCACATCCACCGTGCCTTCCGGAATGTCGCGGCCTTCAACAGGGCCTTTATAGTTGAGCCCGCTCTCTTTCAAAAGAGGAATTGTATCTTTCACGAGCGAGTTGCCTTTGCACTCTTCCTCGCCCATGGACAGTATGCCTACCGTCGGGTCCGCCACTCCGAACACCGCTTTGGCGTAAACTATGCCCATCGCGGCGAATTCAAGCAGCTGCTGGGGCTTGCATTCGGAATTCGCGCCCGCGTCAAGCAGCAGGCAGTAGCCTTTTAGCGTGGGTATCGGCGCGGCTATCGCCGGGCGCGAAACGCCTTTGAGCCGTCCGAGCTTGATAAAGGCCGCCACCATCACCGCGCCGGAATTGCCGGCTGATACGAAGGAGTCGGCGT
The Elusimicrobiaceae bacterium DNA segment above includes these coding regions:
- the plsX gene encoding phosphate acyltransferase PlsX, with protein sequence MRIAVDALGGDFGAEPNVTGAIRAVRNNPELTVLLTGKEEVIRAELARLDLTGIKNRLEIIHAPDVIGMDDEPVSACREKPLSSLVRCAELVKEKNADSFVSAGNSGAVMVAAFIKLGRLKGVSRPAIAAPIPTLKGYCLLLDAGANSECKPQQLLEFAAMGIVYAKAVFGVADPTVGILSMGEEECKGNSLVKDTIPLLKESGLNYKGPVEGRDIPEGTVDVVVCDGFTGNVVLKACEGLSKTLFTLIREEVKSRPLSIAGMFLAQPAFKAIRDRTNPDNVGGAPLLGVAGNVIIAHGKSGPLAMYNAINTAAMLARRNAGEEMKTVIADIKSRQKNQTPEPENEII
- the fabG gene encoding 3-oxoacyl-[acyl-carrier-protein] reductase, which produces MKLFEGKISAVTGGSRGIGFAIAEKLAEQGSGIALCATGLERAEAAAADLAQRFGVKTLGLQADVARAADCEAFAANTIAGLGVPDILVNNAGITRDTLTMRMSESDWDAVLDTNLKGAFLITKAFSKAMLKKRGGRIINISSVVGQTGNAGQPNYSAAKGGLIALTKAHAREFASRGICVNSVAPGFVETDMTAQFAEELRTRILESIPLGRAATSRDIAQAVLFLAGEGGSYITGQVINVNGGMFM
- a CDS encoding acyl-CoA dehydrogenase family protein — translated: MEYMELTETQSAVVELAHEIAEKKIRPVRAHYDRVQEMPWEIVAEFRKADLYGLNIHSSYGGMGGGITELTLAVEELSRACGGIALALAASALGAMPILLMASPEQRRRWLPDIASGRKLCAFALTEAEAGSDATALKTTAVSDGDDYIVNGSKHFISGGEVSDFYTVAVSTNPARGARGISLLVIEKGAPGFTFGKKEDKMGIRANPTYELVFDNVRVPKSNLLGSEGRGLLIVQETLDYSRPGVAAQALGIAQGALDETVPYLRTRTQFGHSVSSFQAISHRLADLACKVEAGRALVRQLSHAMDREFVPAFENAVANETSLHDELKKLQARRWTKQASIAKLFCSETAMEVANECVCLCGGIGYMADFPVEKFMRDAKITQIYEGTNHIQRNEIAAALIKEYAA
- a CDS encoding electron transfer flavoprotein subunit alpha/FixB family protein produces the protein MRIDETTRGNYAGVWIYAEVLHGALAPTALELLNGGRALADAVKAPLCAVLLGHNVARFSQTLVEHGADRVYIVDAPALENFVDGVHAKTLAALVREHKPDKVIIPASTIGRSLAAKAAIELETGLTADATDIAIDSATGLMHATRPTFGGNLMATIACRNHRPEMVSLRPLTYEPAKRQPGRTGELVNFPFRPDNFTSKAVFKEFIAELSEELDIGGAEVIVSGGRGLGDTKGFELLRQLASAMGGAVGASRAAVDSGWISFRHQVGLTGRTVKPKLYIAAGISGQVQHLAGMRSSGTVVAINKDPEAPIMKHAHYALTGDLYEIIPAMIERFKRA
- a CDS encoding amidohydrolase family protein; the encoded protein is MKRLALSGGRAITPQGARVCDIVAEGGRIAAILPHNPRRGYPAGTEIVDARGKLVLPGIIDPHVHLRLPAGDGFSSDDFESGTKAAIASGVTTVIDYTAQPAGVALKTAVAQRRLEADGKVHCDYGLHCVIPSWKALENPEKQLRGLARSGVPTFKMFMIYEERGLQSDDGDMYAALAESARCGAMICVHAESGRILRYLLSIYKGRKELGAKAHALARPDFTEWEAVQRGLTWAGITGGNIYFVHLSAGRSAELVRKAAAAGVNAHGETCPQYLVLDDSVFDSRADGHLFATCPQVKKKTDSAALWRAVGAGGVSALATDHCPFTRAQKDRWAGDITRLLFGMPGVETLLPLVYTCGMKKGKISLQRLVQVMCENPARLMGLYPAKGALAVGADADLVLLDPRAARKVEHSRMQTNCDWNPYDGMRLYGWPEKVFLRGKLAAQGGVPVGKARGKFIKRGRPDLSVR
- the acpP gene encoding acyl carrier protein; protein product: MAENIEERVKNIIVEQLGVDAAEVTPNAQFVNDLGADSLDTVELIMALEEEFDIEIPDDKAEKIKTVGEALDYIKQAVG
- the rnc gene encoding ribonuclease III; protein product: MRLEDVIGYQFKNPDILNEALTHSSYASEHKMKACNERLEFLGDAVAGLITAHYLYHTEQDCSEGKLAKLKGKLVSRRFFAIWAREVGLGNALSLGQGELGTGGRDRDSILSNAMEAVLGAVFLDGGYKAAEQILNNRLSQQPLEGLDADYKSALQETVQKKYKVPPDYELLSTMGPEHNKVFTVEVRMKKRVLGRGRGKNKKQAEQDAAKAALENLGQEQPLPGQD
- a CDS encoding electron transfer flavoprotein subunit beta/FixA family protein, which codes for MHILACVKQTPVSDSVKVDMETGCLVRTGIEAAMNPFDEFALEEAVRTKEKLPGSSVSSLTMGPPQAEAVLRDSVARGGDSCYHLCDAALAGSDTWATSYALAQAIKHISKTAGEIRLVLCGKQTNDSDTGHIGPQLATWLDWPNAAFVRRIAAVTETSVTVERLMEDGTDVLELPLPAVISVIKEINTPRIASLKGRLAAKKAVISKLSAAEIGCDNARLGREGSPMSVVRTFTPSVKMESVTIPGDTPAEKAENLFAALKAKQLI